The following proteins are encoded in a genomic region of Paenibacillus sp. FSL R7-0273:
- a CDS encoding class I SAM-dependent methyltransferase yields the protein MGTDKRDMSNWKQGWLQEERSSFQGWDFSALSGRMEEEELPWDYEAAVRDYIRGTTGNLLDMGTGGGEFLLSLSPPGGRTYATEAYPPNVELCRKLLPPHGIELRQVFSDEELPFADESFELVMNRHEAFSVREVHRILKPGGVFITQQVGGKNNRALSAFLLGDGAAPEDDDFCLEPVCSELRSCGFTVIEASENFPLLRFRDVGALVYFAKIIEWEFPGFSVESCYDRLVLLQQQLERNGYVESMEHRFMITAVKR from the coding sequence ATGGGAACAGACAAACGGGATATGAGCAATTGGAAGCAGGGCTGGCTGCAGGAGGAACGGAGCTCCTTCCAGGGGTGGGATTTCTCTGCGCTGTCCGGAAGGATGGAGGAGGAGGAGCTGCCTTGGGATTATGAAGCAGCAGTCCGAGACTATATAAGAGGCACTACAGGCAACCTGCTGGACATGGGCACAGGCGGGGGAGAATTTCTGCTCTCCCTGTCCCCGCCCGGGGGACGTACTTATGCTACTGAGGCCTATCCGCCTAATGTGGAGCTGTGCAGGAAGCTGCTTCCGCCTCACGGAATTGAGCTGAGACAGGTATTCTCGGATGAGGAGCTGCCGTTTGCGGATGAATCGTTTGAGCTGGTTATGAACCGGCATGAGGCCTTTTCAGTCCGGGAGGTACACCGGATTTTGAAGCCGGGCGGCGTATTCATAACCCAGCAGGTCGGAGGAAAGAATAACCGCGCTTTGTCCGCGTTCCTGCTGGGTGACGGTGCAGCGCCTGAGGACGATGATTTTTGCCTGGAGCCGGTCTGCAGTGAGCTGCGGAGCTGCGGGTTCACGGTCATAGAGGCCTCCGAGAATTTCCCGCTGCTGCGGTTCAGGGATGTCGGGGCGCTGGTGTATTTTGCGAAGATTATTGAATGGGAATTCCCCGGCTTCTCGGTAGAGAGTTGCTATGACCGGCTTGTCCTGCTGCAGCAGCAGCTTGAGCGGAACGGCTATGTCGAAAGCATGGAACACCGCTTTATGATTACTGCCGTCAAAAGATAG
- a CDS encoding GIY-YIG nuclease family protein, which produces MNLTEKVHSLPLSPGVYLMKDSLGNIIYVGKAKRLRKRVQSYFYNNKGHSPKVVQLVRQIRDLEYRLTDTEFEAFMLECQLIKEMKPMYNRKMKNPLAYSYISVREDKGRRQFEVSYDPGPPGASLHFGPYTSRSTVERALQGIKESQRILCSSPNARGSLCLNHSLGLCLGMCGGGAALEAYDVIMDRIIALLDGRDTGILSDLEQRMAEAAERFDFEAAVKYRDYAGAVQALLQKEKVSRFTGENNSIAVLEPMAGDRIKLILIKGAQIIYRATLHSQQMDRAQLQAAVYAAILEQFAAAAAAGSAGDGAGTINRHTIDEAQIIYSYLKSSSGSYLIIPPEWLGSPPEPLLEGAVDKLVAGCLEQQEDAE; this is translated from the coding sequence ATGAATCTCACTGAAAAAGTACACAGCCTCCCCTTATCGCCCGGCGTCTACCTGATGAAGGACAGCCTCGGCAATATTATCTATGTAGGCAAGGCCAAACGGCTGCGCAAACGGGTGCAGTCCTATTTCTATAATAACAAAGGCCACTCCCCCAAGGTTGTTCAGCTTGTCCGCCAGATCAGGGACCTGGAGTACAGGCTGACCGATACAGAATTTGAGGCGTTTATGCTGGAATGCCAGCTCATTAAAGAAATGAAGCCAATGTACAACCGCAAAATGAAAAATCCGCTCGCCTACAGCTATATTTCCGTCCGTGAAGACAAGGGTCGCCGCCAGTTTGAAGTTAGCTACGACCCCGGACCTCCAGGCGCCAGCCTGCATTTCGGCCCTTACACAAGCAGAAGCACAGTAGAGCGTGCTCTGCAGGGTATTAAGGAGAGCCAGCGGATTCTCTGCAGCAGCCCGAATGCCCGGGGCTCGCTCTGCCTCAACCATTCGCTTGGGCTCTGCCTCGGCATGTGCGGCGGCGGTGCAGCGCTTGAAGCCTATGATGTCATTATGGACCGGATTATTGCCCTTTTAGACGGCAGGGACACCGGGATTCTCAGCGATCTGGAGCAGCGCATGGCAGAGGCGGCGGAGCGGTTCGACTTTGAGGCAGCAGTCAAATACCGCGATTATGCCGGAGCTGTCCAGGCGCTGCTGCAAAAGGAGAAGGTCTCACGGTTCACCGGCGAGAACAACAGCATTGCCGTGCTGGAGCCGATGGCCGGGGACCGCATCAAGCTGATTCTGATCAAGGGCGCACAGATTATATACCGTGCCACGCTGCATTCACAGCAAATGGACCGTGCGCAGCTGCAGGCCGCAGTGTATGCGGCTATTCTGGAGCAGTTCGCTGCTGCAGCGGCTGCAGGTTCAGCAGGCGACGGTGCAGGTACTATTAACCGCCACACGATTGACGAGGCGCAAATTATCTACAGCTACCTCAAAAGCAGCTCCGGCAGCTATCTGATTATCCCGCCGGAGTGGCTGGGGTCTCCGCCGGAGCCCTTACTGGAGGGCGCCGTGGACAAGCTTGTGGCCGGCTGCCTTGAGCAGCAGGAGGACGCCGAGTAG
- a CDS encoding FAD-binding protein: MRKRGLTRRFMVSLSLIMLLAVIGGCSGNSAEPEATEQPAASPEATQQAADNSGIPASFKAGTYKAEADGKDGTIRVEVTLDDKQTITDIKVLSQTETAGIGVEAIDKIKDQIITGQTLKVDAVSGASESSNAILAAVEDALNQAGGDVAAFKSREVAKAGAGKTEQLSADVVVVGAGASGVSAAVSAADKGAKVILIEKTATIGGASNLSWAGKFYNSSAAVSSGLKVNVEKEISDWIVNNHWRVDAAAIRQYVTKSGETYDWLTGKGYTTTFINFGGEQLHMLPAYETRQELLRAMLAESVEKGGGQILTETTAKKLITGAGGEVTGVVAEKADGTTLEITGKSIVMATGGYAANAEMVKEAFGFEGVNGGLGQNIGEGLQMAWEAGAKVPDNFGGQMLHQTLARATEKLKAEYEPFQASYPLMTTYLPTFMNVGPSGARFRDEAATLTAVAAANTSAFNGAYHLVIVSKSQLDALAAKGMNGVKAPGLPGMPPEFYAAFADKFTLENPWQNAEKVFDSMAANGDGYKGSTIEELAANAGMDAAVFKDAFTKYEAAAKSGVDSEFGKAKEYLLPMGESGPYYAVIAEINNLGSVGGLIVNTKFQVLNDKRVPVKGLYAVGLESEGVMYNDTYVGNGVGLGYSFTSGRLGGEDAAAAALGQ, translated from the coding sequence GTGCGTAAGAGAGGATTAACCAGAAGGTTTATGGTATCACTTAGTCTGATTATGCTCCTGGCCGTCATCGGCGGGTGCAGCGGAAATTCCGCAGAGCCGGAGGCAACAGAGCAGCCGGCGGCATCGCCGGAGGCCACGCAGCAGGCAGCAGACAACAGCGGAATTCCGGCTTCTTTTAAGGCGGGTACCTACAAGGCGGAGGCCGACGGCAAAGACGGCACAATCCGGGTCGAAGTCACACTGGACGACAAACAGACCATTACGGACATTAAGGTTCTCAGCCAGACTGAAACGGCCGGGATTGGCGTTGAGGCCATTGATAAAATCAAAGATCAGATTATTACCGGCCAGACGCTGAAGGTGGATGCGGTCAGCGGCGCTTCCGAGTCCAGCAATGCCATTCTGGCAGCTGTAGAAGATGCCCTTAACCAGGCGGGCGGTGACGTTGCAGCCTTCAAATCCAGAGAAGTCGCCAAAGCAGGTGCAGGCAAAACAGAGCAGCTGTCGGCAGACGTAGTAGTGGTAGGCGCAGGCGCATCCGGTGTATCAGCGGCAGTATCGGCTGCGGATAAAGGCGCCAAGGTCATTCTTATCGAGAAAACAGCGACCATCGGCGGAGCGAGTAACCTGTCATGGGCAGGGAAATTCTACAATTCCTCAGCTGCAGTCAGCAGCGGGCTTAAGGTGAACGTGGAGAAGGAGATCTCCGACTGGATTGTCAATAATCACTGGCGGGTGGATGCGGCGGCGATCCGCCAATATGTAACTAAGTCAGGGGAAACCTACGACTGGCTGACCGGAAAAGGCTATACTACAACCTTTATTAACTTCGGCGGTGAACAGCTGCATATGCTTCCGGCTTATGAGACACGCCAGGAGCTGCTGCGGGCTATGCTGGCTGAATCGGTAGAAAAGGGCGGCGGCCAGATCCTTACGGAGACCACAGCCAAGAAGCTGATTACAGGTGCAGGCGGTGAGGTAACCGGAGTAGTAGCTGAGAAGGCTGACGGCACGACCCTGGAAATTACGGGTAAAAGCATTGTTATGGCAACCGGCGGTTATGCCGCCAACGCGGAAATGGTCAAGGAAGCCTTCGGCTTTGAAGGCGTAAACGGCGGGCTTGGCCAGAATATCGGCGAAGGCCTGCAGATGGCCTGGGAAGCCGGAGCCAAGGTGCCTGATAATTTCGGCGGGCAAATGCTGCACCAGACCTTGGCCAGAGCAACAGAGAAGCTGAAGGCGGAATATGAGCCGTTCCAGGCCAGCTATCCGCTGATGACGACCTATCTGCCTACCTTTATGAATGTCGGCCCGTCCGGGGCAAGATTCAGGGATGAAGCGGCGACGCTTACTGCTGTGGCTGCGGCGAATACGAGCGCTTTTAATGGAGCCTATCATCTGGTTATCGTCTCCAAATCACAGCTGGATGCACTTGCGGCCAAGGGGATGAACGGGGTAAAAGCACCGGGTCTGCCGGGAATGCCGCCGGAGTTCTATGCAGCCTTCGCGGACAAGTTCACCCTGGAGAATCCGTGGCAGAATGCGGAGAAGGTATTCGATTCCATGGCTGCAAACGGGGACGGATATAAAGGCAGCACTATTGAAGAGCTGGCTGCTAACGCCGGCATGGATGCGGCTGTGTTCAAGGACGCTTTTACGAAATATGAAGCGGCAGCGAAAAGCGGTGTGGACAGTGAATTTGGCAAAGCCAAGGAATATCTGCTGCCGATGGGCGAAAGCGGACCTTACTATGCAGTAATTGCGGAGATCAACAATCTCGGCTCTGTAGGCGGCTTAATCGTCAACACGAAGTTCCAGGTACTGAACGACAAGCGGGTGCCGGTCAAGGGCCTGTATGCAGTAGGTCTTGAATCCGAAGGCGTAATGTACAATGATACCTACGTCGGCAACGGTGTCGGGCTGGGCTACTCGTTCACCTCCGGACGTCTGGGCGGCGAGGATGCCGCTGCGGCTGCGCTGGGACAATAA
- a CDS encoding MerR family transcriptional regulator, with the protein MKYSIGEFASMLGITADTLRLYEKHDIVRPEKDCRNNYRYFNDLDARNLLSSRWYRSMQIPLQHVAELINEAPAEQVVDSIYAARLQLEEEIRRSTMLLDKINAIHNELTGLEAGLYTCRIRRMPGMYRIQQTDKNQLLQKEDLKQTVQAWMDLLPFTFYSFRTGDMESISWSGELDYSWGLALLEEDQQKLGVDIDGSMQYIPPYTCISSVILTSYEDYLEPKAFQFMLDHADEQGYTLKGDIYGKILFTERLRDENKTYLEINIPIV; encoded by the coding sequence ATGAAATATTCGATCGGAGAGTTTGCATCCATGCTCGGCATAACGGCGGATACGCTGCGGTTATACGAAAAGCACGATATAGTCAGGCCTGAGAAGGACTGCCGCAATAACTACCGTTACTTTAATGATCTGGATGCCCGCAATCTGCTGTCGAGCCGCTGGTACCGGAGCATGCAGATTCCGCTGCAGCATGTGGCTGAGCTGATTAATGAGGCGCCTGCGGAGCAGGTGGTGGATTCCATATACGCCGCGCGGCTGCAGCTGGAGGAGGAAATCCGGCGGAGCACGATGCTGCTGGACAAAATCAATGCCATCCATAACGAGCTTACAGGGCTGGAGGCCGGACTCTACACCTGCCGGATCCGGCGGATGCCGGGAATGTACCGGATTCAGCAGACGGACAAGAACCAGCTGCTGCAAAAGGAGGATCTGAAACAGACGGTCCAGGCCTGGATGGACCTGCTGCCATTCACCTTTTATTCCTTCCGGACCGGAGATATGGAGAGCATCAGCTGGAGCGGAGAGCTTGATTACAGCTGGGGTCTGGCTCTGCTTGAGGAGGATCAGCAGAAGCTCGGCGTAGACATTGACGGCAGCATGCAGTACATTCCGCCCTATACATGCATCTCATCTGTAATCCTGACCTCCTATGAGGATTATCTCGAACCCAAAGCATTCCAGTTCATGCTGGACCACGCTGATGAGCAGGGCTATACCTTGAAGGGCGATATATACGGCAAGATATTATTTACAGAACGGCTGCGGGACGAAAACAAGACGTATCTGGAAATCAACATTCCAATAGTTTGA